CAATGACAAACTTTCTGGCAACAATGCAAAGGATTTTCTAATATTACTATTCTGTTCAAAATGCGAGATCCATTAAACGGTATCATTTCATAATTGACCTTCAGAGTCTATAATTACGAATATTCTTAACAATATAAAAGAGGTTATAGTGACACGCCTATCAAAAACATTCAAGTTTAAAGactatataaacatatatacataaccACAAAACATCAACAGGCAACAggcaaaaaacaaatattgcacaATTATAACAACTTTCGTTCTGAGTAAAGAGTAAATTGACGGATATAGAATATCTAAATTTCAGTTCAGACTTCCAAGCAGAGTGAATTGTGTGAAATTTCACTGTTATTTACAGTTatcttataaaacataatacagttttgtttcaaatttattttctattttgagttAAGCGTTAGATTTGAGATCTTAAGCACAGGTAAATTgtatatataggatctgacacgagttgtgatttaatacaagattttattaaacgagttcatgaaatttgttagtaagtgAGCCTCTGGCttacaactttcatggacgagtctaataaaaatcttgtataaaatgacaacgagtgtcagatcttttttatcacatgcttaagacggtgttttattaccaaattagttccactttctgaacccaATGGTTGACAGCCAAAGAACTCAGagtggaatgtcaacgatgcgccatataaatagttccaaatgaaaatgacaaaaacagctaTAGTTATCgagttttaattctgataaagcactgaacaagtcacaaatataaaaaaaaatgtgtagtaaaatataaaacaacatgaataacgaacaattttaaccaacCCCCCcaaataagtacacaatttgatgacgtcacactgagagtacatgcattgacGCGGtctatgtgacctacatcggtccatcaagcacggatttaaaagttattcgctgtcgctttctacgatgttTTTGCCGCGTTTTCTTAGTGTACATGAATTTTCACAACATTAAGATGATTACAGCGAAGCCTTtctctgtactgcatggatgttgatgttgaaaaaaatccaccaagaatgtttccagagaacatgtCGTTCTAGCCGTCATTGGACGTGTAATAAGAAGCCTGTGCTggggaattcgtatttgtgttttggtaaccgacagctgattaaactggcaagcaaatggccTTGATTGCATATTGACTGTGTTTGTCAAGACGGAGATGTTTgcaatgtttgaaatgttctcgtgttgtttgtcactattgtggctatatttgttgactgactggatatttctgtgactagtgatctgcattatctggttggcggaacattgttatcagaaagtgttcgaacaagatgctttctggcactatgattcgttagccatttgtctcccggaagtcctACAGCTTTATTATTGAGGTAAGTATACTATgttggcgtttaaaccattttgtttacaaacaattcgGATggatatctaggtcgcgtgtgatAAGTCTAGCCAATACTAATGTgtgatatgttatcttacacatgtgtgagataaaaatattcgtaatgggtatattaaactgaaaacaagggtaagcatgtgataaaattaaatCTACAGGGATAAGTTATGCagttaaaaatgcaaacattaaacataagtAGGCAGTTTGAAAAATGAGTTAACTAAATCCAACGATATGCTCTTTGGTGGCTTAGCAGCCACTTCAGGGATTTGTCCAAATTATAGAAataagtatgtttgtttttttcaaatgtaagcACCAAACATAAGAAAATATGAAACTTTGTGAGAATGGAAAAGTTTGTTGGACACAAACCAcgcaaaataacacaaaaaaacactgtatatatataaggAGCAACGCATTATAACAACACCTCAAGAGTGATTAACTACTCTCGGTAACAAAGTGACAACAAACATTCAATATGAATAGTTAATTTATTAAACTGTacaaatattgcattaaaacgacaaaattacgtttaaaagttaaaaaaactaTACATCAGTGTAAGGACTCAGTTGATATTTACTAAATCAAAATTAGattgtcaaataaaatttgttatgTTCATAAACCATTGCTCAAAAAGGAGCATAAGTCTTTTTAACTTGTCAGTCATTACCTATTTTTAACGTTTACGAAAAACAGTCGAATGATGGCAAGCGTAATCGGTAAGCAACTCAATTATATGATAGGTACTAATTGGACTGAACCTTGTACACAGCGGTTCTTTAAAGTTGACCAGTTGACCAAGTTTTTTGGTGCAcataacacatacatacatgtgataTAAGGTTTCATAAAGAATACTTATAACTAAATAATCAGGCTGTGGGTTGTTACTATCAGAGGGAAGAAATAATGTGGAAAAGTggttacacatttatttaaaggaaataCATGCTTCTATGATTATCtaatagttttatgtgtttGGCCTGCCGGGTGgggttttaaaataattcattgtaATAGATAAAACATTGCCTAACTGACAAAGAGTTTGTTCGTTGTTTTCATTCCTAAGAGATTCGAAACTAAGATTCTGTGGAATCGCcctggaatatttttttttcgttattgattaaaaaaatgcatttgaataagTAATGAAATTCGTCTCCGACCTCATAGAATTACAAACATTGCAATTTCTATCGTCATGTTGAACATTAGCCCATCTTAGTTTTATCAATAGGGAGATGAGTGTTACACATTCTAAAATTAACTAATTGTTGTAcaaagtgggggggggggggcaatatataaaaaaaaagttcatattGATGTTCATGTTTGTACATACGGTAATTAAGAACATTATTGGaatcaaaaacatttctatGCCATATTTGCGAGTACTGATTTTGAAGACTTGTTTCTATTTTCTTCAACAACTTATCTCTAGAACCATCAAACATTTGGTTTATCAATACATAGCTTAAACCACATTCATCGAGAATAGACTTAACAAATGTTAACCAGTTATGTACTTTAGAATTATGAACATAGTTAGAgtacatatttaaatggaactatgaaaaaggtttatcagtaatttatatcatattatacCAGAAGCCAATTATTCGTTtcttgataacaatataaatggAATATCTCCCACGGTCTCCAAATAGCATAATATGAGGAGTACTACGTTTAACatgttatacatttttcataaagtCTGTATGTAGTTTTTCTAACTGATTAACGTCTGAGTATCCCCATACTTCACATTCAAATGTAATAAATGGAAGAATAGTTGAATCAAAGAATTTAAGTTGACAATCCGTAGAGAATTATAGATTTCTTACTTTTCTTTATAGACGAAAAAAGCCTTTCCTTGCCTATTCAGCTATATGTTTTTAGCAGATGTAAATTTTCTGCTTTAAGAGAAAAGAGAACTGAGATATTTCAATGTACCCCACACCTCAATTTTGTGGTtattgatgataaaatttctttttctacGGAAACGGTCTCCAAATAGCATTATCTAAGTTTTGTCaaatttaataccaattttcatTGTGTGCAATATTCGTTTAATGTATTGATCACTGACGTGAGATTCTCCTCTGTGTTTGTAAAAACTACAGAGTCGAAATTGTCATCCGATAGGACTAGAAATTCGGGGTCGGAAATAGCGATCGCTTTACAGGTTAATCTAAAAGTGCGATGTTCTGTAACAACTGAATGGCACTTTCCATTGTTCTCTTCATCAAAGACAAATGCATATTTGTCTAAACCAGGTCGATAATATATGGGATTAATAGGTTAAGAACGACTGTATTACTTAAAAATTTTAAATCTCAGTAATTAATTATATCTTTGAATAAATCTCATTCAGTGTACGAcaacacgcacgcacgcatgcacacacgcacgcacgcacgcacgcacatacgcacacacgcacacacacacacacacacacacggtTCATGGTTTATCATAGCGAAAAATCTTCTGTCTTGAAGGCTGTATTTTCGTAGGGTCTCACTGTAATATCAGCCCATCCAGTGGCGGGCACATAGGGCCCTGCCACCCCCCCCCAAGCGGGCCAACACGTAATGTTTTTAGGGACACATCTTTATTGATTACactgtacaaataagttgttttgtcacaatttaaattttatataagcatttgagcaaataaacaacCTGGTTATcgagtataatatagtatacgaAACGAAAAagtcttttgaaaaatgacatcgGGGCCTGAACAttcgattaaaaaaaatatgtatttttttttttcaaatgaattcgcTTGAACGAATCCATTCTTATCTTGTATTATCGTTTTAGTTTAAGTTAAACAACTTTGTTAAACAGACAACCCATTCTAAAACTAATTATTTATGAACTGCACTGTAGACCTCGCcactttctaaaatgtatatatatatctctgAACATAGCGTCGAACATCAGACCGCGCTCGAATATTGACCATGATGGTGAATGTCTTGTTTCAAGTTTTCGGGATTCTCCTTTGCACTTCTTGCTTAGTGgaaggtaaaacattttaataatatattttaatggttatattttccgaaaagttgaaaacaatgttacaatttgattaaatataaacagttaatCGGAGAAATTGCTAACGTTATTTGCTCTTTATGTGGGAAATCTCTTGtaagtttgtttattgtttgtcgatgaaaaacaacaatttatgtCAATTTCAAATCACCCAGACCATcaagcaaaacaaatgtaatgTGATTGAGAATGACTGTGGaaattgtttgtatatatgtcaGAGTACAATTAGCAATTCAAAGGTTCTTACTATTACCCGGGTGTTGAAGGCAAATAGTTTTTATAGCACTTAATGAGTTATATCGTTTTGGTACATCGTTGTTGTAAAATTTGATTAATCATGAATTTATAAAATcgtcttaattttttttataatttccacattatttaatccttataaaatattgcatacaCTATATGAGCACTATTTTAATCCAACAACGCTTTCAGAATAATTCGAATAAAAGATTGAAATATAATCCTCACATAATAGTTAATACAAgaatacagaaatattttaggATTAGTAATATTATAACAGAAATTTTCATTGTATCCCTAAAACTCTAGATCAGAGAAGTTTATCCTTATATAAGAATGTTCCAGagcatacataaaacatcatcaataaCTTTCCTTAAAATTCTAAGAGAATCTTGTTTATTCTAAAACTTCTATACAATGAATGAATAGCAATTTCTAGAACATCTTATTAAATCCCTATACAAACATTCTACAAATCTCAAAGGGTGGATAACATTactaataattcatttatgtcaactgattaaaaaaacatgttacaacatggtgataatttcaattcaaaGGTGAATGTTAAATAATGACGGATTCCTATAAATGCGCATCAAGTTTACCAGTTACACGAAATcaaaattcaatgtaaaatactCAAAATCTGTTTGACAGACAACGATAATATGTGAGGATTATTATTGACttagtttttcttttcttttctaaaataGAATGAAGAAGCTTCACCGAAACTTAAACGTTCTTTACAGACAAATACCTATGATTGATTATATTTGGCGAATCGTTAATAACTGTTCTGAACTGTGAATCGATATAAAATCGTATACTCATTGTTCCCTAAAGTATTTGGAAAACCACCTTAACTCTATATCCAACGAAAGATGTTAAGATAAAACCAACTGATCATTAATCGAGTAATTATCGATATATTTGCctaaatcaatatatttttttttatagtctGATACAATCGATAACTTGTACGTTTTAGGGGTTTCTTACGCTGATGAAGTAAGGAATCTTTTTGAGAGACATTTCACCAACAAAGATAATGAATGTTGGAGCACCACAGGGGCAGATGAAAATACGAATGACAAGGGTATGGCAATTGCTCTTGTCAACGTGTACACACAAAACTGTATCAACTACAATAATAACCCCGACAACAGGCAATTCTATTGGCAACTGAATGCAAAACTTCgagatcaaacaaatgaacaaatttgGCGGGACACAGAAAAATTGCTCAATAAAGCGTTGGAAATGTTAGGCGCCAAAACATGGGATCTTGTTTTCAGGGCGTCTCATTGTACCGATATAAAAAAGGGATACATCTTAAAAAATTATGACTTTTGGAGTACATCACTGAATGCAAGCGCGTCGGCAAATTTCCtggatgaaaacaaaatatttttcaaaattgttactTCTCCAGGAGGCACAGAAATAAGCGAGTATTCCAACTTCACTGATGAGAAAGAAGTTTTACTGCAATCGAATAGTGAATTATATGTTCAAGAATATATTACGGATGAGCAGGGAATAGAtgccaagaaaaaaaaagtaggACTACCAAAGTCCAAAAAAATGAAGGCGTTTGCAGTCGTGACAGGCAACATTCCAGCAAGAGCTTCCAGGTCGGGTCTCAGGTCAGGCTTTTGTGGTATTGTGCGTGGCTCGACCGCTGATGCTTCACCATCGAAATCAGGCTGTTGCACCATCCTTTAGACTGGAttggtaaatgaaaacaaagaaactgtgtaaatacaaaatattactttaacaaTTTACCATTTTAGAAATGACCTATGTTAAATGTGTGGTacaaaactgaacaaaaaacatatattcatgcttgtgtatatttatcaagttatcataatgcttttaaaagctttgaatgtctttaaattgttgatattttatatactgcttgttgtttacttaattgttttcaagtttacGCTGGCCCTGATGTGGCTTTTATTTCCAattgtattgataaatgttgggataAGTGTGAGGTAATGATCATATCAACTAGTTTAAGGCCAAGTAGACTCGAGTTTAAGTGAAATCGAGTTTCACAAGTCACAAGTAAAGTAAAgctatgttgatgcatgtgtggtctgtttgtggtgctTGTACGTGTGGATGTGGTGTCTGTAAGTTTGCGTACCTAGTAATATTTGAATTCCTGACTACTGGGCGTGTCCCTATAATTTTCGTAgtattactttcttttttttttcgaagtGACACTGAACGAGAAACACTAAACGAAGAAACGCTGCAAACCGATTGCACATGCGTCCGAAtagttttatcaataaatgaaggGATTTCCGTCTAATAGACGAATTCGCTCGAACGAGTTCACTTAAATAAGTATTCAGATAGAACTTGGATGCCATGCATTTATGCTTTCATTCGCAAACAAGTTTCgtacatacaaatgtaaataacacgACAAAGCTGTTATTAAATCAGACAACACGTATTTTGCACGGTCTATTTCAAACGTTACGTATTGTATACAGTGAagattgttttgtaaaatgtgaaatataCTAAAGGCATaatgaaagtttatttctttacaaaatgcatttgtttctcaatcaaatgaaataattataatattttcagCTGTGTaagtaatgtatttatttatcatagTGCTATGCATAATTGCTTGTATTGATTGTAATAAAAAGTTTTACTCGGTTTGGCAGGCATTTGTTGGGTACCGGTAATATGTTTATTCTTTGTCTGATTGGCGAAAATGGTTGAAACATGATACTTAATCAACCGAGTTTGAGCAATGTTCGATAAGTTGTATTTTAGATTACGCATTTTAATATGCTGTTGTTATGAAGAACGAACTCCCCAAGGGCgttgaaaaagaaattatataacAAAGTTTATCCCATTTGAAATCCAAAATAGTTTGTCGCTGACAATGCATTGAATGTGTAGGGCTAAATAAATGATACAATGTTCGGCAATGTCGCTTAGTTATGTTTATAAATCGTGAAAACTATTATTAGTACGTCGATGATGTATGCCTTATCATAATTATCCCGTGCGCGGCTAGTCTTGGACAAGGTGGGAAAACACTTGGATGCAAATGGGCATGGACCTTATATAGGCCAGGTTAACTAGATTAAAGTCTCTGCGCCACCACCATCGATGTTTGTCTCCTActtatttctttaattcttgactTTCTATCGGTTTAAGAAGTATTTATGTATAGAATGATACTTAAGTCAAACACGTTTTTCTTTTTGCAATTGCCGAATCTGACAATCCGTTAATTTCTTCATAAATACAACGATTACATACATTCCATGTGTACATAacataatgaaatacaaatCCGTTACGTGATGATATCGCATCATCACATAAAATTCGTGGATCTACTAATGATGCTAACGAAATAatccaaaaaacaaaacattttttgtttgtttttaagaatAGCTTATCAAGTAGTATTTGGtgaatactttttaaatgtaaaaaaaatcgcgaaatttgcaatattttcattaatttttgttttctaaTTCATGCGTCCTTGTTGTAAACATCAATACAATCAATGCATTCTCGTACTCTTCAATAAACCTGTTTTGTTGAACAGTTGTGATATGTTAGtaaattgaaaaactaaaagATGTACAGTCAAGAGACATGAAAACGCAACACTGGATATAGAAGACTCTAACAGTGGCAACAATATATAAGGTACTTATTTATTCAGTAATATTTTTACTCAACAcaaaatagaaaacaacaagaaaaccatacgatttttttttcaatggttCCTCTCTTGATGTCGGACAACCAAAATGACCTCTGCGTTTGGCGATGACTTCCTGTAGCCGACATCGCTTTGATCGACAAAGTGTTCTATATATCCGACGTGTAATACGATTCCACTTTTCGACGAGTGCTGCTGTGAGCTTTTTTTACGATGGTAGAAAAGTTCGGTCGTCGACATTTCTTACGTCCTAACTTTtcgtaatttttttatatatgattgAGATCCGATGACGGTCAGGCCAAGGCGGGAATGCGTGTCAAGAAAGTTTAATGTAACTCCTACCCTATGTGTGGGCGCGTTATCCTGTTGAAACGTCAACCCTTTACGTGCTTGGAACATAGCCAATACAATTGGTGTAAGAATCTAAGTGAATTACCGGTCGACGTTCAAATTCTCATCACATATTACTAGCACTGTCTTAAAGTCACAGTTGATAGCAGCCTTAAACCATCGCGCCTCCACCACCGGAACGTTCATGTTCATTTACACAGTTGTTTGTGTAAGGTTGATTAAGCATACGGAATATCCTTATCCTGACGTTGGGGTTAAACAAATTGAATCTTGTCTAGACCGAAATTACTACACGATAACAATCCTGTGGTACGCTGAATTGGTGGACTCCTTATACCGACGATTATTTTTGCCCTCGACGTTGCAGTCAAGAAGCGATTGCGGAGATGCCGTTGAAGGATATAAACGTCTTGATGAGCCGTCGTTACACGCACTGCATCCGGTCGTGGAGGGTCAGAAACAGAGCCGGTAACGTTGTTTAGTTGGACAAGGCAAGATATAGTCGAACGGTTGATGTTTATCAAACGTTTCTGATAATCCACCTTGCAAAAGTCCAAAACTGCTGTTtctaattatattgtttaatctTGAAATTTGGTATATTGACACTATTCAATAATTTCAATGACTTTGTTATTTGCAATCCAAATACACATAAAACTCTTGAGTGATGTTAGACTTCCATTAAAACCATTTCTTCTTAGAACAATAAATCAACACTTACAAAgaatttttgtttatatcacAATGCAGGGACGTAGCTTATTTTAGGCACTGTAGGcacaaacatgaaaatatatgccaaaatgcaataaaattgaAGGGTGAGGGGTAAGAAGTTAAGTGTCGAATGTCAGCAAACCCATTTTATATGACGATAAATCTGTATCAAATTAGTACCAATGAGTCCGTGACGCATATCCAGTATTCTTGTTCTTTAGTCATTTGCTTCGTGGTTTGTCGTATGTAAGTCTATAATTTATCTTTTGTTTCAGTATGAAATATACTTTCTGGAGGCAATTTCGATTCGACTTTACATAGTACCCGATGTCGTAATGATCGTGTGTCTTGATACTAGTTTGGATGGTAGCTGTTCTTCCATCAGCTTCAttagtttttcaaataatttcaatgatacaatgaaaattcAAACATGAACCT
This genomic stretch from Mya arenaria isolate MELC-2E11 chromosome 10, ASM2691426v1 harbors:
- the LOC128206292 gene encoding uncharacterized protein LOC128206292 — encoded protein: MMVNVLFQVFGILLCTSCLVEGVSYADEVRNLFERHFTNKDNECWSTTGADENTNDKGMAIALVNVYTQNCINYNNNPDNRQFYWQLNAKLRDQTNEQIWRDTEKLLNKALEMLGAKTWDLVFRASHCTDIKKGYILKNYDFWSTSLNASASANFLDENKIFFKIVTSPGGTEISEYSNFTDEKEVLLQSNSELYVQEYITDEQGIDAKKKKVGLPKSKKMKAFAVVTGNIPARASRSGLRSGFCGIVRGSTADASPSKSGCCTIL